GCTTCTGTGTCCTTATTCCAAATAAAACTGTCTTTCTTGAAAAGATCAATTAAAGAGCCAGCAATATGTGCATAAGATTTAATAAATCTTCAATATTAACCTGTGAGACCTAGGAATCCTCTTAGCTGCTTCACATTAGTTGGTGTAGGCCAATCGAGCACTGCTTGTATCTTAGTAGTCTCCATGGAAACTCCCTTACCATATACCGTGTGGCCTAAGTAATCCACTTCTGTGGCTCCAAATGAACATTTGGATAGTCTGGCATATAACTGATGCTGCTTCAATGTCTGTAGCACTGACTCCAAGTGTTTGAGATGGTCCAACCAAGAAGCACTATATATAAagatatcataaaaaaaaagagaacaaaTTTTCTGAGGGAAATTGAAATACTTTGTGCATTAGACACTGAAATGTAGCTGGTGCATTTGTAAGGCCAAATGGAATTCCTAGCCATTCATAATGTCCATGATGTGTTCTAAAAGCGGGTTTCACTCGATCTTCAGATTGAACTAGAATTTTATGTTATCCGGACCTCAAATCCAATTTGGAAAAATACTGAGCTCCATACAGTTCATCAACTATTGGCATTGGAAAAATGTCCATCACAGTAATGGTATTCAATGCTTCATAGTCGATGAAAAACTTCCAACTTTcatccttcttcttgaccagaAGTATATGTGATGAAAATGGGTTGTTACTTGGTTGGATGATGCCTTGATCCAACATCTCTTGTACCATCCTTTCAATCTGTTCTTTCAGTGTGTGTGGATATCTATAGGGCCTAACCTTAATGGGGCATGTCCCTGGCTGCAATGGTATAGCATGATCCTGTGCTCTCTGAGGTGGTAGGGTAGTAGGAACGACAAAAAGATGGGCATAAATGTGCAGAAGTATTTATAGGTCAGGGTCAATATTGGCTGGTAATTCTTTCAAAATATCTTATGGAACATCTTGCTGAATCAATTGTATTGCAAAGCACTCTTCAATTGCCTTGGTGTTATGTAATCTTTTGAAATGGTGGAGCTGGCCTGTGTTACTTCCACAATACTTTCACCTTGCAAGGTTATGAAGTGACCATTTTGGAAgaatttcaaactcaaagctgAATAATAAGCTACATGGGGACCTAATGTTGCTAGCTATTTTGATCCCAAAATCACATCAGCACCAGAGATTTGTAATAGGTATACAAGTACTTTCATTTCTTGGCCCTGAATTTGCAGTGGTAGCTACTGTATGAGTCCTTCAGCATGCAAAATTTGTCCATTTCCCACTAAAACCCAAAGGTTAGGAGTTGGTTCCACTAGTAACCTAAGCACTAGAGCCACTCTAGGCTGAATGAAGTTGTCAGAACTACCTCCATCCACCTGTATCTTGACTTGTATGCTCCTTATTTGGCAAGTAAAATGAATAGTGCCCACACCATTTGATCCTCTCATAGCATTTGGAGACAAACAAGCTTTCCTCCTCAGTCGACATCTCTTGATTATCAATTTGAGTGTCATCAACTTCTTCCAGCTGAAGCAACATCACTTGTCGATTGGGACACTTGTGAGCAGAGGAAAATTTCTCATCATTAAAAtacactactaaaaaaaagcTATTTAGCGACGggcaaaatccgtcgctaaataagCAAAAATCCGTCGCTGATCATTTAGCGACGGATCTTCATCCGCCGTGCAAAAGGGCGTAGCTAAACAATTAACGACGGAATATGATAtccgtcgctattagcgacgGAAATATATCGTCGCAAATGTATTACTTTTCCGTCGCTAATGCGTTTGCATGACTAACGGATGTTTCCGTCGCTATTATCGGCGGATTAGTCCGTCGCATTTTACGACGGAATACATATGACGTCGCTATTTGCGACGGATTGTTCCGTCGCTAGTTAAGATGGAACGTAGCTTTCCGTCGCTGTTTGCGACGGAATTGGCCGTCGCTAACTTCCTGTAAAGTTCCCTCtctaatttataaattttagagAGGGACAAAATCCATCGCTAATTTCCCACTGTGTAAAtgacaaattattttttttagcaGTTTTTTTCCCCTGTGCAATAACAATTCAATTTGAATATTTTCCCCAAATAGAAGTAATTCAAAATATACTATTGATTTGAAGTTTAATATTTAAGATCATGTTCATCAACCTACATAACCATAGTAGTGAATCCATACATAGTCATGGTAAAATGTCAAGTATAATTAAAAACATAGTATCAAATACATATATTCATCTAAATCAAATGCCATCCAAATCATCCTCtaattcttcatcatctatGTTATGCTGATTTGTAGGTGATTGTTCAACAGAGCGTGAAGCCATGCTTTGAGGAAAGCTCTCCAAGAATCTGTCCAAGTTTGCAAATTTTTCATCATATGTCTCCATTTTTCCCTTTAGCTTCTTGTTCTCCTCTGTTAAAGTAGAAACAAGATTTCTCATTGTCTCATACTCTGAGGGTGAGACGCCAAGAGATGACGTGGCCTTAGAACGTTTGAACTTTACAGCCTCTGCACCTAATCCATAAATCCGCCCCTTCTTGTTCGCACCCCCAACAACCTCCAAGTAGATTTCATCATTTGATTTTTTGTGGGCACCATCTTCATTCTCCTGTGAGTCTCTTGCAGCAATTTGTGTTTCAAAATCAACCTTCACATAAGATTTAGATATTAGACATcatgaaaactgaaaactacAGCAGTAGGACAATTAAAAAAATCAGTAGGGACAATTAGAAAAATCAGTAGGGAAAAATCAGTAGGGAAACAATAATGAGACTTTCAGGTTTAGATTGATTTCAGATACGGACTAAAGAGAACTTGTTGGAGCTACTAAAAAATGAGTTAAATAAGCTCCAACAAGTGCTCTTTGGTCCGCAACCAAACAAGCTCGTAAAAGAAAATGTTATCTTAATGCGGATATCTTCAGGGACAAAAGGTTATCCAGATGTGAGATCTTTGATGTATCAGTAGCAGGTGGCCCAAAAATATCCCAAAAGCGAAGAGTTTCATCTGCCCCAGCTGACACCACTGTTAACCCATCTGGGCTCTGCAAGAGATAAGAACCTAGTGTTAACTTGAAAGAAATAATTGCCAGGATTGAGTTTAAATGGATTAATTCATTGGAGTCATCAGCATAATATGGCACTAGTGTTCAAACAAATACAGGTACTACATAAGATGCTCTTCCTGATTGCATACCTTACATTACAtgctttaaatatttataattggACCAGGTTCTAGAGTTTAAGTTATGGAAAATAATACTTTGACACCCCAATTCCACGCCACACCACATTGGAATAAAAGAGAGAGAAGTGAGATATATGATGAGTGGTGTGataggaaaagaagagagaaataaataaacTGTTGAAGTTTCCATTCTAATCCACAAACCTGCACATAATGCCAAACTATCATTCAGCAAGAGTAAACAATGGATGCATTTGTCCAAAAGACTAAATAGTAATCAATTAAAACAATGGTGATTAATTATTTGTGGTGAATGGAAATTATTAATTCTCCAAAAACAAACAATAAGTATCTTACCTGAGCTGTAGTATCTATGCTGCGAATGCAAGTTTCTTTTTGAATATTCCATATCTTAGTACACCTATCATTTGTGCCACCTCCAGAAGCAAGCACATTTGAATCATAAGGGCACCAAGCAAGGGCTTTGACTGCAGCAGAATGGTCCTTAAAACAATGCAAGAAACTCGATGAATTCATTTTAGATGATTCCCATATGTAGATATGATTGTCATTGCCGCCACTTGCCAGCATATTTCCCCCTTTGGACCATTTTAAGCCACAAACTTCTGCTCCGTGTGCTTTTACCCGTGAAATAACATTTCTTCTTGCTCTAACTGCTCACAGTAACATAATAAAGCAAGATGTTATATCATCACATTTCATCAATAGCTTTCTGTACTCAAAATATATCTAAAGGGTTAAAAAGAACTATACGTACCATCATGGTTGATTATAGATTTGTCATGGCTTCCAGAAGTTAAAGTATCGCCACTCCATGCAATGGTTCCAATCCTTTGACCATGACTTTCTAGGACTCTTATCTGAAAGTTAAAAACTAGGAATTGAGTCCAGACGTTCATGTTGTATAATTAGAGAAGCAGATAAATAGAGAGATACATACTGGCTTAGAAGTCTCAGCATCCCAGAGTTGAAGCTTAGAGTGCATAAATCCTGCTGCGAAAAGTTTGGCATCCCGTGACCAGGCAACACTTGTGGGACAATCATTGTGAGTGGCTTCAAA
This is a stretch of genomic DNA from Lotus japonicus ecotype B-129 chromosome 1, LjGifu_v1.2. It encodes these proteins:
- the LOC130727628 gene encoding uncharacterized protein LOC130727628, whose translation is MDWGKNNILAVALGSEMYLWNSVNNNVHRLFEATHNDCPTSVAWSRDAKLFAAGFMHSKLQLWDAETSKPIRVLESHGQRIGTIAWSGDTLTSGSHDKSIINHDVRARRNVISRVKAHGAEVCGLKWSKGGNMLASGGNDNHIYIWESSKMNSSSFLHCFKDHSAAVKALAWCPYDSNVLASGGGTNDRCTKIWNIQKETCIRSIDTTAQSPDGLTVVSAGADETLRFWDIFGPPATDTSKISHLDNLLSLKISALR